The proteins below are encoded in one region of Podarcis raffonei isolate rPodRaf1 chromosome 6, rPodRaf1.pri, whole genome shotgun sequence:
- the ZNF217 gene encoding zinc finger protein 217 translates to MPTQPLLAYMDGPDGIASTVGSRMENNDATMPIKGANTISYKNLQDKFLMQGEGCMPLDCMFCDQTFKHPEDLGKHVLMQHRPTLCEPAVLRVEAEYLSHLDKGQVKTDLPPSDANEKDSQDFSCVVCGQTFEEAYDVEAHMRKHKDSFTYWCSVCGRRFKEPWFLKNHMRTHTGKPGSRSKTPQGSESPITINEVVQDQVTESITSPYKICMVCGFLFQNKESLIEHSKVHTKDSVASDDGSQADPDDKGNGPPREEFLQFLNLKPRMPLSNKKQEKPVKWIAELDPFSTYQAWQLATKGKIATGHGQVKEPGHEGSTDNDDSSSDKEELGEIWNANKASQIESTGKIKASKSGSFTAIGNIPQDKFKYPGREVPSMEMDSKLSQNKDKPTHCSECGKAFRTYHQLVLHSRVHKRDRKNDLEASSVEGKQPRACLTDVGTVDENGVGERGEGGSEDGSEDGLIETLDKNEDGIERAKVKNLGASRECSYCGKYFRSNYYLNIHLRTHTGEKPYKCEFCEYAAAQKTSLRYHLERHHKDKQTEATADVKIDSKGLLSSQEMGFLPVGNCVQETKNLKRLLEDAKDAKGGPPVKQQKEMLSSFQTALNNITQDTNKGTNYGGSNDGASVPCLENLKLEKNEIELQENKHVDRCEKRNYVLPESVLYSGAVKSETNMALLSDISENSKCRLIAQEKPLNLSTGCSLDASVTAASQCSLATSTCSFCTYRTLYPEVLIMHRRLMHKPPNNSNAANKNSIRNRAALKARRTGCPPYLLGKDVHPLPLNPGKIKTSLPTQSKSPHVEKAKHCPTLRSKAPIFSALNSSSSAPSNLKSCKLQVIGGQITSSRPQHETHNSPSSTPVQDRGKKLDPKARVLASQLGIASSNINGSLETPLNESAWSSNRGIEFLSNRPAGNINLEFDGLPSKRARSNLLAPEQIDPMLYRRGNDAGRLHIAGRYAGLLPHEYSHTKPAASFLPAKQGLMSSEVDAINPVTILKPYETYGPGPYYSSCGSSSSQVPGSSKEGKRPVSYQHLSSTMLQKRGYERLIGNTHNRLNDKRT, encoded by the exons ATGCCTACTCAACCTCTTTTAGCATATATGGATGGACCAGATGGCATAGCAAGTACTGTTGGTTCACGTATGGAGAACAATGATGCCACTATGCCAATAAAAGGGGCCAACACAATCTCGTACAAGAACTTGCAAGACAAGTTCTTAATGCAAGGGGAAGGATGCATGCCTTTGGATTGCATGTTTTGTGATCAGACTTTCAAGCATCCAGAAGATCTTGGTAAGCATGTCTTAATGCAGCACAGGCCAACACTCTGCGAACCAGCAGTTCTGCGTGTAGAAGCGGAATACCTTAGCCATCTTGATAAAGGACAAGTGAAAACAGACTTGCCACCCTCAGATGCCAATGAAAAGGATAGCCAAGATTTCAGTTGCGTGGTTTGTGGACAAACATTTGAGGAGGCATATGATGTTGAGGCCCACATGAGAAAGCACAAGGACTCTTTCACTTACTGGTGCAGTGTTTGTGGGAGGAGATTTAAGGAGCCATGGTTCCTCAAAAATCACATGAGAACACATACTGGTAAGCCTGGTTCTAGAAGCAAGACACCTCAAGGATCAGAGAGTCCTATAACCATAAATGAGGTTGTACAGGACCAAGTAACTGAAAGTATTACATCACCTTACAAAATCTGCATGGTTTGTGGCTTCCTATTTCAGAATAAGGAAAGTTTAATTGAGCACAGTAAAGTACATACCAAAGATTCAGTAGCCAGTGATGATGGCTCACAAGCTGATCCAGATGACAAAGGAAATGGACCGCCCAGGGAAGAGTTTTTGCAGTTTTTAAACTTAAAACCACGTATGCCTCTTAGCAATAAAAAGCAAGAAAAGCCTGTGAAATGGATAGCAGAGTTGGATCCGTTCAGTACGTATCAGGCATGGCAACTGGCTACCAAAGGAAAAATTGCTACTGGCCATGGGCAAGTGAAAGAGCCAGGGCATGAAGGAAGTACAGACAATGATGACTCCTCTTCTGATAAAGAAGAGCTTGGGGAAATTTGGAATGCAAACAAAGCAAGCCAAATTGAAAGCACGGGGAAGATCAAGGCAAGCAAAAGTGGAAGTTTCACAGCGATTGGTAATATACCACAAGACAAATTCAAATATCCTGGCCGTGAAGTGCCTTCTATGGAGATGGATTCAAAATTGTCCCAGAACAAAGACAAGCCCACACATTGTTCAGAGTGTGGCAAAGCCTTTCGAACTTACCACCAGCTTGTCCTTCACTCAAGAGTACATAAGAGAGACCGAAAGAATGATTTAGAAGCCAGCTCTGTTGAAGGAAAGCAGCCAAGAGCATGCCTTACAGATGTCGGGACTGTGGATGAGAATGGAGTAGGAGAACGAGGGGAAGGAGGCTCTGAAGATGGATCAGAGGATGGACTAATAGAGACCTTAG ATAAGAACGAAGATGGCATAGAAAGGGCAAAAGTTAAAAACCTTGGCGCCTCTAGAGAATGCAGCTATTGTGGGAAGTATTTCCGCTCAAACTATTACCTCAATATTCATCTCAGAACTCACACAG GTGAAAAACCATACAAATGTGAATTTTGTGAGTATGCAGCAGCCCAGAAAACATCTTTGCGATATCACTTGGAGAGACACCACAAGGACAAGCAAACAGAAGCTACAGCAGATGTGAAAATTGACAGTAAAGGTTTGCTATCTTCTCAGGAGATGGGCTTTTTGCCAGTCGGCAATTGTGTTCAGGAAACCAAAAATCTGAAAAGGCTCCTGGAAGATGCCAAAGATGCTAAAGGAGGCCCACCTGTAAAACAGCAGAAAGAAATGCTTTCCTCTTTTCAGACTGCACTGAACAATATCACTCAGGACACAAATAAAGGTACAAACTATGGTGGCTCAAATGATGGTGCATCAGTTCCATGCCTTGAAAACTTAAAgttggaaaaaaatgaaatagaGCTTCAGGAAAACAAGCACGTTGATAGGTGTGAGAAAAGGAATTATGTTTTGCCAGAAAGTGTGCTTTATTCTGGTGCTGTAAAAAGTGAAACAAATATGGCTCTTCTAAGCGACATTTCAGAAAACTCGAAATGCAGACTAATAGCTCAAGAAAAGCCCTTAAATTTATCTACTGGCTGTTCTCTGGATGCTTCAGTAACTGCTGCCTCTCAGTGCTCCTTAGCAACCAGCACCTGCTCCTTTTGTACTTACCGAACACTATATCCAGAGGTTCTAATAATGCACCGGCGATTGATGCATAAGCCCCCCAATAATTCCAACGCTGCTAATAAAAATAGCATCAGAAATAGGGCAGCTCTTAAAGCCAGACGTACTGGATGCCCACCttatcttctgggaaaggatGTGCACCCTCTGCCTCTTAACCCTGGGAAAATCAAGACTTCCTTGCCTACCCAGTCAAAATCCCCGCATGTGGAGAAGGCTAAACATTGTCCCACTCTACGGAGCAAAGCACCCATTTTTTCAGCGTTGAACTCTAGCAGCTCGGCACCAAGTAACTTGAAATCATGCAAACTGCAAGTGATTGGAGGTCAGATTACTAGCTCTAGACCACAGCATGAAACCCACAACAGCCCCAGTAGCACTCCTGTACAGGATAGAGGGAAAAAGCTGGATCCTAAAGCAAGAGTTTTGGCTTCTCAATTAGGCATAGCAAGTAGCAACATAAATGGCTCCCTTGAGACTCCGTTGAACGAATCTGCTTGGTCAAGCAATCGAGGAATAGAGTTTCTCAGTAACAGACCTGCAGGGAATATAAACTTGGAATTTGATGGACTGCCTTCTAAAAGAGCAAGGTCTAATCTtttggctccagaacagattgaccCTATGCTGTATCGGAGAGGGAACGATGCTGGCAGATTACATATTGCAGGCAGATATGCAGGTCTGCTACCTCATGAATATTCACACACCAAACCTGCTGCCTCATTCCTCCCAGCCAAACAAGGGCTCATGAGCTCTGAAGTAGATGCTATAAATCCAGTGACTATTCTGAAGCCATACGAAACATATGGTCCTGGGCCATATTACAGTTCCTGTGGATCAAGTAGCAGCCAAGTCCCCGGCTCTTCAAAAGAAG gAAAAAGGCCAGTGTCGTATCAACACTTGTCTAGCACCATGCTGCAGAAAAGAGGTTACGAGAGGCTTATTGGCAATACACATAATCGACTGAATGACAAGAGAACATGA